In Rhodococcus pseudokoreensis, the DNA window CGACCAATTCCACCTGGGCCTCATCGCGTGGATCGAACCCGGCGGCACGGCCGGCGACCTTCCCGCCTTCGAGCGTGCGGTGACCGCACTCGCCGAGCACCTCGGCTGCCGCGAACGGCCGTTGTTCGAACCCCGTGACGAACGCACCGTGTGGGCGTGGCTCCCGCTCGGCAGTAACACACACGTCGACGTTGCGGGATGGACCACGACGGTCGAACAGTGGGACCAACCGATCACGGTCGCCCTGGGCGCCCCGCAGCACGGGATGATCGGATTCGTCCGCACCCACCGTCAAGCCGCCCAGGCCACGGTCGTGGCACGCGCCTCGAATGTGCCCGGTCCGCGCGTGGTTCCCATCGGGTTGGTCGGTGCAGTGGCGCTGATGTGCGAAGACCTCGACTCCGCTCGCAGGTGGGTGCGCGATGCCCTCGGCCCGCTTGCAATCGACGACCCCACCGCGGCGCTGCACCGTCAGACACTCCGAACCTTCTTCTCGACCGGGGGAAGCTATACCGCATCCGCCGCCGCATTGACCATGCACAAGAACACGGTCATCTACCGGATACACAAGATCGAGGAGTTGCTCGGGAAGAACGTCCGGGAGGGACGCCTCGAACTCGAGAACGCGCTGGCACTCTGTCACTGGCTTGGAACCGCGGTTCTCGATTCCGGCACGAACACCACCGAATGATGCTCAGCAACAAAGCACTTCACGCCCGCTCGTGGTTGCTCTCGTTAACCACGCATCGGCAGTGGAGCTGTACGAAAACTGCTGATATCACGGGTTGTTCATGCATTCACGGACAGCTCGGCCGAATCTGACGGGGTGATGTACGAGAACTCGAATACGCACAGCTGTAACCTGAACTGGACACCCGGTGAACGATTCTGCGAAGTTTGCACGCGAGATTGCCCGAGAAATGTTGTCGGCACGTATCTTTCGCCCCAGATTCTCTTCCCGGAGCAATCGCTGCGCCGGCGAGCGCGTCGAGCGCGACCTGTGCGATACGCTCGATGTCGGGTCCGCCGTGGAGTTGGATCGCGGCCGCCAACACCGTCGAATCACTCTTGGCGGCAACGTTTTTTGCGAGATCGGCAACCAGAAGCTGATACGAGGCACGCGTCGGGCAGCGGACGCACTCTGCACAACCGGAGGTCCACGTCAGCTTTCGTGGTGGGCACCTCCGGAGACGCGTGAACCTCCCCGCGAGTCCTGTTTATCTTGTTTCATTGATGTTAGATTTATGTTTGTTACTCGAACAGCCTCTTACGGCGTAGTAGCCAGTTGGCGGAATCCCGTCCAGTCCGAACAGGTGGAAAGTCATGTCCGATACCATGATCAGTGAATCGAGGGAGGCTCCGGTGGGTTCGAACCTCGAACAGTCGAGAACCCTGACGTTGACGCGCAGGGAGAATCTAGCCTCCGACGTCGTGCTGCTCGAGCTGTCTTCCCCGGACGGTTCCCCGCTGCCGCCCTGGGAGCCGGGTGCACATATCGACCTCCTCCTTCCGGGCGACACGGTGCGGCAGTACTCGTTGTGCAGCGATCCCCGGAACCGCGCATCGTGGCAGGTCGGGATCCTGCGCGAAGTCGAGGGTCGGGGTGGCTCGATCTACGTCCACGACCAGCTCGAGGTAGGCGCCGCCGTCGAGGTGCGGGGACCGCGGAACAACTTCCCCCTCGAACCGGCAGGCAACTACATCTTCGTCGCGGGCGGTATCGGTGTGACCCCGATGATTCCGATGATCCTGGCCGCCGAGGAACGCGGCATTCCGTGGGAACTGCTGTACGGCGGGCGTTCACGGTCGAGCATGTCGTACGTCGACCATCTCGAATCCACTTACGGGGACAAGGTGTCCGTCCGCCCGCAAGACGAGTTCGGCCTACTCGATCTCGACGGCCTCCTCGGAACGGTACGAACCGACACGATCATCTACTGCTGCGGCCCCGAACCCCTGCTCCAGGCGATCGAAACAGCAACAGCGAGCTGGCCGTCCGGTTCCCTCCATATCGAACGATTCAGCCCCAAATTGCTCGAGACACCGGCCCTGTCCGGATCGTTCGAGGTCGAGCTGTCCATCTCCGACCAGGTCGTGACGGTTCCGCCCGAAAAGTCGATCCTGGAGGCCCTCGAGGAACAGGGCGTGCCGGTAGTCGCGTCGTGCCAGGAGGGCATATGCGGGTCCTGCGAGACCGTCGTGCTGGACGGCACACCCGAACACCGCGACTCGATTCTCAGTCCGGCCGAGAAGGAGGCCAACGAGACGATGATGGTCTGCGTCTCACGATCACGCACTCCGCGCCTCGTTCTCGAGATCTGAACACTCCGAACGCATTTCACCTTTCAACGCCCCTCGCGACGGGTGGCCTCCACGAGGTCGTTCGGGGCCGCATCACCGCACCCCTGCCGTCACCACTCTCGATTTTTTTCGGCCGCAGCGCGTCTGGCCAACGCTATCGTGTTTCGTTACTATGTAACTCACGCCATAACAACGGTTGCAACACCAGTGCCGTATTCCCTCACCATTCCTGGAGTCCCCAATGACCACAGAACTCACGCTCGACGACCTGCGTCGGCAGTATCGCCGCGACTACGACCCGTACAACCCTGTTCCGATCGCCGAACATCTCGCGGAGATGGCCGACCGACGTGAGAAGCTGCCGATCAGCTACTCGACGCGAGGCAACGGATGCTGGGTCCTCACGCGCTACGACGACATCTCGAGTGTGTTGCGGCGCAGCAACCGTGGCTTCATCAGCTTCCCCAACGACCCCGACGGCATCAACACGCAAGGTTCCGAGGAGGGCATGGTCCCGATCGAGATCGACGGTCCCCGCCACAAACAGTTCCGTGCACTCCTCGACCCGCACTTCGCGCCCAAGAAGGTCGCGCTGCTGGAAGACGGCCTGCGCGACTGGGCCAACCGACTCATCGACGACTGGATCGAGGACGGCACGTGCGACTTCGTCGACGGCTTCGCCCTCCCCTTCCCCGGCGTCACCGTCCTGACCATCATGGGCTGGCCGTTGGATGACCTCCACACCATGAACGCCTGGGTGTCGACGCTGCTGCACGGTGTCGTCGGAGGCACCCAGGACGAGACGAATGCCGCACGCGGCAAGGCCCACGGTGAGATTCGCCAGTACATGCTCGACCTGATCGCAGCGAGACGAAGCGCGCCTCACCGGGACGACGTCACCTCCGCGGCTCTGGACGCCGAGATCGACGACAAGAAACTCACCGACCTGGAACTGTTCGACATGTTCCTGCTCATGATGCTGGCCGGCCTCGACACCGTCCAGAGCGTGCTCGCACAGTCGATGGTCTACCTCGCACAGCACCCGGAACAGTGGGACGCGATGTTCGCGACGCCGGACAGTCTCGAGCCCGCGATCGAGGAACTACTCCGCTGGGCGGCACC includes these proteins:
- a CDS encoding PucR family transcriptional regulator, producing MTRLDSDGDGVSPDTDQRSAVRTLVATVYSATNAHSVDIAEEMIARTVSEIDEVTTDLNLVQLLTACAEAATSLSLAMLEHDRDTEAMPMPTAMSEYARVLARRGLPITVLDRGYRLTHNTILRWCLEQLETLGTDPAVVAQAAVEIMTRLSTQIDGLYEQMLDTYELEYETWLRHRSTARSARIGDLLDGRPVDVTAAESTLGYQLDQFHLGLIAWIEPGGTAGDLPAFERAVTALAEHLGCRERPLFEPRDERTVWAWLPLGSNTHVDVAGWTTTVEQWDQPITVALGAPQHGMIGFVRTHRQAAQATVVARASNVPGPRVVPIGLVGAVALMCEDLDSARRWVRDALGPLAIDDPTAALHRQTLRTFFSTGGSYTASAAALTMHKNTVIYRIHKIEELLGKNVREGRLELENALALCHWLGTAVLDSGTNTTE
- a CDS encoding PDR/VanB family oxidoreductase produces the protein MISESREAPVGSNLEQSRTLTLTRRENLASDVVLLELSSPDGSPLPPWEPGAHIDLLLPGDTVRQYSLCSDPRNRASWQVGILREVEGRGGSIYVHDQLEVGAAVEVRGPRNNFPLEPAGNYIFVAGGIGVTPMIPMILAAEERGIPWELLYGGRSRSSMSYVDHLESTYGDKVSVRPQDEFGLLDLDGLLGTVRTDTIIYCCGPEPLLQAIETATASWPSGSLHIERFSPKLLETPALSGSFEVELSISDQVVTVPPEKSILEALEEQGVPVVASCQEGICGSCETVVLDGTPEHRDSILSPAEKEANETMMVCVSRSRTPRLVLEI
- a CDS encoding cytochrome P450, which translates into the protein MTTELTLDDLRRQYRRDYDPYNPVPIAEHLAEMADRREKLPISYSTRGNGCWVLTRYDDISSVLRRSNRGFISFPNDPDGINTQGSEEGMVPIEIDGPRHKQFRALLDPHFAPKKVALLEDGLRDWANRLIDDWIEDGTCDFVDGFALPFPGVTVLTIMGWPLDDLHTMNAWVSTLLHGVVGGTQDETNAARGKAHGEIRQYMLDLIAARRSAPHRDDVTSAALDAEIDDKKLTDLELFDMFLLMMLAGLDTVQSVLAQSMVYLAQHPEQWDAMFATPDSLEPAIEELLRWAAPAVPTRTVVHDSVDVAGITLTKGERVHFPLAVANRDPQYYPQPDEVNFDREAKPHLAFGLGPHRCVGLHLARLELKIAFTELRRRMPKFELVSGVEPHEHLGLAWGVENVHLTFPAGTRETEGSGR